From Xyrauchen texanus isolate HMW12.3.18 chromosome 12, RBS_HiC_50CHRs, whole genome shotgun sequence, one genomic window encodes:
- the LOC127652854 gene encoding glycogen [starch] synthase, muscle-like, whose protein sequence is MPLARSLSVTSLSGLEEWDEEFDREDAVLFEIAWEVANKVGGIYTVIQTKVRLTCEEWGENYFLVGPYTESNVRMQVELIEPCNAALRRTIEKMNSSGCKVYFGRWLIEGSPYVILIDVGFTAWSLDRWKSELWENCSIGIPWFDREANDAVLFGFLTAWLLGEYAAQCDDPPHIVAHFHEWLAGLGLVLCRQRQLPVATIFTTHATLLGRYLCAGKVDFYNNLAEFNVDKEAGDRQIYHRYCVERAAARCAHVFTTVSQITAIEAEHLLKRKPDIVTPNGLNIKKFSAMHEFQNLHAQSKARIQEFVRGHFYGNLDFNLDKTVFLFIAGRYEFSNKGADIFLEALARLNYLLRVNHSEVTVIAFFIMPARTNNFNVETLKGQAVRKQLWDTAQTVKERFGKKLYESLLVGQLPDVSKMLDKEDLTMMKRAIFATQRQCQPPICTHNMLEDNTDPILNCIRRIGLFNSSQDRVKVIFHPEFLSSTSPLLPMDYEEFVRGCHLGVFPSYYEPWGYTPAECTVMGIPSISTNLSGFGCFMEEHIADPSAYGIYILDRRYRGVDESCNQLTSFLFQFCQQSRRQRIIQRNRTERLSDLLDWKYLGRYYISARHMALAKAFPDTYIYEPQEPTSTTGFRYPRPASVPPSPAHSLHSSPHHSEAEDEDERYDEELEAEKDRINIRSVQLAKP, encoded by the exons ATGCCCCTGGCACGCAGTTTGTCAGTCACCTCTTTGTCCGGTCTTGAAGAATGGGATGAAGAGTTTGATCGGGAGGATGCAGTCCTGTTCGAGATTGCATGGGAAGTTGCCAATAAAG TTGGTGGCATTTACACTGTGATCCAGACCAAGGTGCGCCTGACCTGTGAGGAATGGGGGGAGAACTACTTCCTGGTGGGCCCGTATACGGAGTCCAACGTCAGAATGCAAGTGGAGCTGATTGAACCCTGCAACGCAGCACTCAGGAGAACCATTGAAAAAATGAACAGCAGCGGGTGCAAg GTATATTTTGGCCGATGGCTGATCGAAGGTTCTCCATATGTGATCCTGATAGACGTGGGCTTCACAGCCTGGTCTCTGGACCGCTGGAAGAGTGAACTGTGGGAGAACTGCAGTATTGGTATCCCCTGGTTTGATAGAGAGGCGAATGATGCTGTACTCTTTGGCTTCCTTACTGCATGGCTACTGGGAGAG tatgCAGCTCAATGTGATGACCCCCCTCACATCGTGGCTCATTTTCACGAGTGGCTGGCAGGTTTGGGGCTTGTGTTATGCAGACAGCGCCAGTTACCCGTAGCAACCATCTTTACCACACACGCCACTCTGCTGGGCCGATACCTGTGTGCCGGAAAAGTAGATTTCTACAACAACCTCGCAGAG TTTAATGTGGATAAGGAGGCAGGTGACCGGCAGATCTATCACAGATACTGTGTGGAGCGTGCAGCGGCCCGCTGTGCACACGTCTTCACCACTGTTTCTCAGATCACTGCTATCGAGGCCGAACACTTACTAAAGCGTAAACCAG ATATTGTGACTCCAAATGGCCtgaatatcaagaagttttcagCCATGCACGAGTTCCAGAACCTCCACGCTCAGAGTAAAGCACGCATCCAGGAGTTTGTCAGAGGCCATTTCTACGG GAATTTAGATTTTAACCTTGACAAGACTGTGTTTCTCTTCATTGCTGGACGCTATGAATTCTCAAATAAAGGAGCTGATATCTTTCTTGAAGCATTGGCCAGACTTAACTACCTACTGAGG GTGAATCACAGTGAGGTGACGGTAATAGCATTCTTCATAATGCCTGCTCGTACCAACAACTTCAATGTGGAGACCCTGAAGGGTCAAGCAGTACGGAAACAGCTCTG GGACACTGCACAGACTGTGAAGGAGCGTTTTGGGAAGAAACTCTATGAATCACTTTTAGT AGGGCAGCTACCTGATGTGTCTAAGATGTTAGATAAAGAGGACTTAACCATGATGAAGCGTGCCATCTTCGCCACCCAGCGGCAGTGCCAGCCTCCTATCTGCACTCACAACATGCTGGAGGACAACACCGATCCAATCCTCAACTGTATCCGCCGCATCGGCCTCTTTAACAGCTCACAGGACAGAGTTAAG GTGATCTTCCATCCAGAGTTCCTCTCCTCCACTTCTCCTCTTCTGCCAATGGACTATGAAGAGTTTGTAAGAGGTTGCCACCTTGGAGTATTTCCATCTTACTATGAGCCCTGGGGATACACACCAG ctGAGTGTACAGTGATGGGTATTCCATCGATTTCCACTAATCTGTCTGGGTTTGGCTGTTTCATGGAGGAACACATTGCCGACCCATCTGCTTATG gcATCTATATTCTGGATCGACGGTATCGTGGGGTGGATGAGTCGTGCAATCAGCTGACATCTTTCCTGTTTCAGTTCTGTCAGCAGAGTCGCAGGCAGAGAATCATCCAGAGGAACCGGACCGAGCGCCTCAGTGACCTGCTCGACTGGAAATATCTGGGCAGG TATTACATATCTGCACGGCATATGGCTTTAGCGAAAGCTTTTCCGGACACCTACATTTATGAACCTCAAGAGCCAACTTCG ACTACAGGCTTCCGATACCCGCGACCTGCCTCAGTGCCCCCGTCCCCCGCACACTCGCTTCACTCCTCGCCCCATCACAGTGAGGCTGAGGATGAAGATGAACGGTATGATGAAGAACTGGAGGCTGAGAAAGATCGGATCAATATCCGCTCTGTTCAACTTGCAAAaccataa
- the LOC127652348 gene encoding aspartate dehydrogenase domain-containing protein-like, producing MAAAATLGFCGVTGEIVSDTTLPDYHILEVEVTGPDGFSVKTLHQNPAILGAVTGNATYNSFWSSLLGMCKYDAVDEYTDKSRKQKTVYTK from the exons ATGGCAGCTGCTGCAACACTGGGTTTCTGTGGTGTCACTGGAGAAATAGTTTCAGACACCAC ACTGCCAGACTATCATATTTTGGAGGTTGAGGTAACTGGTCCTGATGGGTTCTCAGTAAAAACACTGCACCAGAACCCAGCCATACTGGGAGCTGTTACAGGAAATGCTACATACAATTCTTTCTGGAGCAGTTTACTGGGTATGTGTAAATATGATGCAGTAGATGAATACACTGATAAGAGTAGGAAGCAAAAAACCgtatacacaaaataa